The window gctgggtagttcagcgagtaaagatgctgactaccacccctggagttgcgagttcaaatccagggtgctgagtgactccagccaggtcttctaagcaaacaAAAtgaccctgttgctagggagggtagagtcacatggggtaatttcctcgtggtcgctataatgtggttctcgctctcggtgggttgcgtggtgagttgtgcgtggatgacgcggagaatagcgtgaagcctccacatgcgctaggtctccgcagtaacgcactcaacaagccacaagcaactgagattcgtactccaccacccggattgaggcgagtcactatgccaccataaggacttggagcgcattgggaattgggcattccaatttggggagaaaagttGTGCTGAATATTCACTTTGAAATTAATGCTAATCAGTCTTCAGGAAATGAAAAGGAAAGAGACTGAAAATAAAGAACTGAACATGTTTATGCGACGCAGCAAAAATAATTATTCCatcaaacaatgttttcaaataaaataaaaggttcaaaCATTAGCAAATATTAGCTGCAGACGAACTCTTGTTTTCATTCGTAGCAGCTAATGTTTGGGTTTAGCCATGAATGTCTGCCTTTTGTCTGGACGATACAAACCTTGGATTATTTTTGCAACATGGGCCATTACTTAATGTGATCAATAAACATTATACATCATTAAAGTTTGCTTGTGCCcacatttacaaaacaaattggtcaacattcacttcagATCACAATGTTTCACTACACCAAAGggtttacatagaaaatgaataaaccggtgaattaaacaataaatagctttatataatgaaaacaaaaggGAAATATAAACAAGAAAAACAGATGAGAGGAAAAaggataaaacaaacaaaagcaatttAAGGGCTTTAAAAAGGGAATAGGGAAGGTGGCTGTACAAAGCTATCATAAATAAAGCTGGAAAACAAAACATGGAAAAACAAAGGTGTTGGAAATGGGAATggataaaacagaaaaaagataAAAGAGAATATAAGATAGAAAGATGAGTAATTGAGcatcattttgaatatttttgtttgGACAATGTGTATTGTCAAAAATACaaaagtcaatttgattgtttactttcttaataaacaCCATTTCAGGTCGACTTTAAAGAGACTTCATAAGTATGTTCATGTGTTGAGTTcatataaatgtgtaaatgttttgtgtgtaCAGTCCTCACCTGGAGCTGGTGGTGTGTGTAAATATACTTCCTCACTGTATTCCCCAAATCCTGCCTTGTTGCAGCCTCTCACCCTAAGCACATAAACACTGTCCATCTCCAGCCTGTCAATCACTGCACAGGTCCCGGTCACCTCGTCCATTCTCTGCCAGCCCCAGCGGGCAGCTGCCAGTCCCCCTCGGAGACCCCCTCTGGCCCCGCCCCCTGGCACAACTCCACGGCGACGGAattccacagagaaatgccaggCGGGAGTGGAGTCTTGCGGTAACCGCCAACACAAGAATAGCTGGTCGTACGCAAGGGTTCGCTGGGTGTCGATCACAGGGGCAAGAGGGGCTGAGGGGAAATTACATTTGGGTCATGGGTGAATTTTGTGATACTACAGGTATCATAGCTTATGATGGTTATCTAACATGTTAGAGCCACACTGTCATCAACTTATGATACTGAAGGAACTTTAAACGTTAAGCTTAATCGATagaatttgtggtataatattgataaaCACAAGAAATAATTTTGACATTccttttttttgtgataaaggaGTATATCGAAAATctggacaaatctagaacaggattcattactttcacactgaaatttcatgagatccaACAATCCATATTGAGCCACACATGACATAAGCTACACAAAtgcattttctcaggcacttattgagtctaaagaTGCACAACTTTCCTCATTTCAGTAGTAAACACAATTATACAGTTACAGGGGTTGGAATGAAGTCCCGGGTCaataaagacccgaggtatgcgtTAAAATGCATTAGGGTTAAAAAGAcgtgtctcaagacacctgcattcgtGGAGCTGgatctagcttttttagcacaaaGACAGGTTAACGGCCCTAAAAATGTGTTGAACATTTTTTCCTTGTCCTTACCCTGGATGAAGTTCAAGTCAGTGAGGAGCTTAAGCTCTCTCGAAACATCAAGCTGGAAATGACGGAATGAGGGATccgcagagagagagaaacgctGCATAGATTCAATGGACTGGGACAATCTGAGAAAGAGAAGGAGTTTTAGAATTATAGAATTACTTTAAGGTATTTCGTCGATTATCTGTAGAATGTAAGGTGGGTTGGCTGTCCCACCGGTTGTGTGTTATTCTGGCCGCATGCACAAAGCTGGACGGGTCATTTTCTTTAAGCAGCTCGTGAGTAAAAGCAATCAAGCCTGCGTGCTCCAGCAGACTGCGTTTTTCTGCCACCTGATTGGCCAGGGCATCTGCCCTTCTCTGCCGCGAGTTTTCCAGAGCCTGGGTCAGCACAGACTGTCGCTCGGTTAGCAATGCCATTATCTCCTTCAGGCAGTGGGAGAGCTGCTCTTTGGCCGATACACTGTTCCcctgcatgcacacaagcacacatgatGGCTCAGCGTATAAATCATCTGATTACTTTTAGTGACAGGAACATAAAAAGTGGGCATACCTCAGTTTGGGTGAGGGCATTCTCCAATTGGGTGATTTGAGTCAACACCATGTCCTGATTGGACAGGATATAGTTGAGCTCCTTGGTGATCTTATCCTAgggtttaataataaataataaataaaaaaacaacaatttactAAAATAAAGAGAATAATTGAAAGAAAAGGAGATCTTGATAGTGCCAgtttaattaatataaattaaatcagAAGTCAATATTGAGAAAgggtatattatataatataatataatataatataataagttGATATGATATGGTATGGTGTGGTATTGATACagccccaattctgaaaaagttgggacagtaaggATCAAccgccgacttctctgggctcgatctcatctgagatggaaagtagaacagtggaatcaTGTTTTGTGGTTTGAAAAGGAtaatccaagctgttatcagcgtcaggtccaaaagcaaGTGTGTTTTAtggtatgggggtgtgtcagtgtCCATGGCATAGATAACTTTTACATCTGTGAGGACACTATTAACGCAGAAAGATAGGTAAAAATATTGGTCATATACTGCCATCGAAAcgctgtcttttccagggacgtccctgcattttacAGCAGGACAAcccacatactgcccagattacaagtgcatggctgcatAAACAGAGactgcgggtgctagattggcctgcctgcagtcctgacctgtctccaattgaaaATGTGTGAATGTTCTGAAGTGCAAAGAATGGAAACTAATGCCCTGTACCATTGCACAGCTGAGAACCTGCATAATGGATCAATGAATGGGGGATCTTCAGtgccaaatgcttaataagtgtttagaagaaatggtgatgttacacaaTGGTAAACACTCATCTGTtaaaacttttttggagcgtgttgcaatcataaaaaaaataaaacaattaaattcacaaggaaaaacatcaaataatgtgttgctGTAGACaatttcaatatagcacagggtgaatataatttacaaataacatctttttgtttatattagcattttccattctGTCCCAACTTTCTGTAATTTGAGATATAATATAATACTTCTTTGACTTTTTCCTTTACTATTCCAGTACTGAACTGTAAATTGGGATGGCAGCACTACTTGGCACTGCCATTAGGTGGCAATGCTGTTGCATTCTTAAAAATTATACaggtttaatataaaaaattataaatcttaatggttttcaaagcactttacactgtgactcattcacacattcacacaccaataacaacagagctgccatgcaaggcgctagactgcca of the Xyrauchen texanus isolate HMW12.3.18 chromosome 10, RBS_HiC_50CHRs, whole genome shotgun sequence genome contains:
- the trim46b gene encoding tripartite motif-containing 46b isoform X3 — protein: MAHRHQVKSNMRTMEKELQCPVCKDIVKQPIVLPCLHSVCLMCASEVLIQSGYPQPELPPEPNSPASTPNTRSPRQMRRPMPKSDRVDRLLRSGSGTYPGRRRKEGPPSLMLFPCAPCGRDVELGERGLADCMRNLTLERIVERYRHTVSLGSVAVMCQFCKPPQAQEATKGCADCRASFCNECFKLYHPWGTPRAQHEHVLPTLNFRPKVLTCPEHDQERLQFYCKSCQMLLCALCKLRRVHTGHKMAPVSQAYQTLKDKITKELNYILSNQDMVLTQITQLENALTQTEGNSVSAKEQLSHCLKEIMALLTERQSVLTQALENSRQRRADALANQVAEKRSLLEHAGLIAFTHELLKENDPSSFVHAARITHNRLSQSIESMQRFSLSADPSFRHFQLDVSRELKLLTDLNFIQAPLAPVIDTQRTLAYDQLFLCWRLPQDSTPAWHFSVEFRRRGVVPGGGARGGLRGGLAAARWGWQRMDEVTGTCAVIDRLEMDSVYVLRVRGCNKAGFGEYSEEVYLHTPPAPALFMIALYSHLPYSLFKALKLLLFVLSFFLSSVFLVYISLLFSLYKAIYCLIHRFIHFLCKPFGVVKHCDLK